Within the [Enterobacter] lignolyticus SCF1 genome, the region CCCTACTTTGGTGAGTTTGGCGGCCAGTACGTGCCGCAGATCCTGATGCCCGCCCTGCGCCAGCTCGAAGAAGCCTTCGTCAGCGCGCAAAAGGACCCGGCGTTTCAGGCCCAGTTTACCGACCTGCTGAAAAACTACGCCGGTCGCCCGACGGCGCTGACTAAATGTCAGAACCTGACCACCGGCACCAACACCACGCTGTACCTCAAGCGTGAGGACCTGCTGCACGGCGGCGCCCACAAAACCAACCAGGTGCTCGGTCAGGCGCTGCTGGCAAAACGCATGGGCAAAACGGAAATCATCGCCGAAACCGGGGCCGGTCAGCACGGCGTCGCCTCGGCGCTGGCCAGCGCCCTGCTCGGCCTGAAATGCCGCGTTTATATGGGCGCGAAAGACGTTGAGCGCCAGTCGCCTAACGTCTTCCGTATGCGTCTGATGGGCGCAGAAGTGATCCCAGTGCACAGCGGTTCCGCCACGCTGAAGGATGCCTGCAACGAGGCGCTGCGCGACTGGTCCGGCAGCTATGAAACGGCGCACTATATGCTGGGCACCGCGGCGGGCCCGCATCCGTACCCGACCATCGTGCGTGAGTACCAGCGCATGATCGGCGAAGAGACCAAAGCGCAGATCCTCGAAAAAGAGGGTCGTCTGCCGGATGCCGTTATCGCCTGCGTCGGCGGCGGTTCTAACGCCATCGGCATGTTTGCGGACTTCATCGATGAGGCGTCGGTTGGGCTTATCGGCGTCGAGCCTGCCGGTCACGGTATTGAAACCGGCGAGCACGGCGCGCCGCTGAAGCATGGCCGCGTCGGCATCTATTTCGGCATGAAATCGCCGATGATGCAGACCGATGAAGGCCAGATTGAAGAGTCTTACTCCATTTCCGCCGGGCTCGATTTCCCGTCCGTCGGGCCGCAGCACGCGTACCTGAACAGCATCGGCCGCGCCGATTACGTCTCCATTACCGACGACGAAGCGCTGGAGGCTTTTAAGGCCCTGTGCCGTCACGAGGGGATTATCCCGGCGCTGGAGTCCTCCCACGCGCTCGCTCATGCCCTGAAAATGATGCGCGAGGCCCCGGAAAAAGAGCAGCTGCTGGTGGTTAACCTGTCCGGTCGCGGCGATAAAGACATCTTCACCGTACACGATATTCTGAAAGCGCGAGGGGAAATCTGATGGAACGCTATGACAACCTGTTTGCACAACTGAAAGCTCGCCGGGAAGGCGCGTTTGTTCCCTTCGTGACGCTCGGCGATCCGACGCCGGAACAGTCGCTCAACATCATTGACACCCTGATCGACGCGGGCGCCGATGCGCTGGAGCTGGGCATCCCCTTCTCCGACCCGCTGGCGGATGGGCCGACGATTCAGAGCGCCACGCTGCGCGCCTTTGCCGCAGGGGTGACGCCGACCCAGTGCTTCGAGCTGCTGGCGGCTATTCGTCAAAAGCATCCGACCATTCCCATCGGCCTGCTGATGTACGCCAACCTGGTATTTAACCGCGGTATCGACGAGTTTTACGCCACATGCGCCCGCGTGGGCGTCGACTCGGTGCTGGTGGCCGACGTGCCGGTGGAAGAGTCCGCACCGTTCCGTCAGGCGGCGATGCGCCATAACGTGGCGCCGATCTTCATCTGCCCGCCAAACGCCGATGACGAGCTGCTGCGCCAGATTGCCTCGCACGGTCGCGGCTACACCTATCTGCTCTCCCGTGCGGGCGTCACCGGCGCGGAGAACCGCGCCGCCCTGCCGCTGCACCATCTGATCGATAAGCTCACCGAATACCATGCCGCGCCGCCGCTGCAGGGCTTCGGCATCTCCTCGCCCGATCAGGTCGCAGCCGCCATCGGCGCAGGCGCGGCGGGCGCGATTTCCGGCTCCGCAATCGTCAAGATTATCGAGAAACATGTCGGTAATCATCCGGCGATGCTGGCCGAGCTGAAAGCCTTCGTTCAGGCGATGAAGGCGGTAACCCGCAGCGCGTGATCCCGCTACCGTCTGGCGCTATTGCCAGACGGTGCTTCTCCTTTCACCGCCTGCGCATATCTGCGCAGCAGCGAAAACAGCTGCAGCACATCCTCCTGCGGCCAGTCGGCAAAAACAGAATTCATTAGCCGCTGCCGCGCCTCGTCAATGCGCTGCGTCAGCGCCTCCCCGACCGCCGTTATCGTCACTTCGCTGACCCGCTTGTCATGCCTGCCCGCCCGTTTGTTCACCAGCCCTAACGCCAGCAGGCGCGTCACCTGACGACTGACCGTGGTGTAGTCTCGCCCCAGCCTGTCGGCAAGCTCCACCACCCCCGACGGACCATAGCGTCCGATGGTCACCAGCAGTGGGAACAGCGCCTGATCGAGGCGGACATCGGCCGCTTTCATCAGCACCTCATCGCGCAACGGGTGGTTCATCACCCCCATGATGTCAAGCAGCGCACCGTGAAAATCGGTGATGTCATATTTTTTATGTGCATCTTGCATGTAATTTTTTACCGGCGTAGAGTGGCGATATTAATTATGTGCATTTTACACATATCTATCGTCAGGAGAAAAGCCGATGAAAGCAGCCGTTGTCTACTCCCTCGAGCAGGGGCCGGTTTATGCGGATTTCGCGATGCCGCAGGCGCAGAGCGGGCAGCAGATCGTTCAGGTCAGCGCTGCCGCTATCAGCCATGTGGTCAAAAGCCGCGCCTCTGGCCAGCACTACAGCTATGACGGGACACTGCCCTTTATTGCCGGTGTGGACGGCACCGGCGTCACCCGGGACGGCCAGCGCGTGTGGTTTGCGTTTCCCCCGTCACCGTGGGGAAGCATGGCCGAGTTCGTGCCGGTGGCGATAGACAGCTGTGTTGCCCTGCCCGACGACCTGGATGACGTAACGGCCGCGGCAATGGCGAACCCGGGGATGTCGGCCTGGGCGGCGCTGGTCGATCGCACCGGTTTTCGCCCCGGAGAAACGGTGTTGATTAACGGCGCGACCGGTAGCGCCGGGCAGCTGGCGGTACAGATAGCCCGCCACCTCGGCGCCAAAAAGATAGTCGCCACCGGGCGTAATATGACCGTACTCAACGGGCTGGGCGCTGACGTCGCCATTGCGCTGACCGCGGACGCGGCGGCTCTAGAGCAGCAGCTGGCGGAACAGGCCGCGGGGCGCATCGACGTGGTGGTTGACTACCTCTGGGGAAATGTCGCGCAAACCCTGCTGACGTCGCTGGCAACGCACGCCAGCGGCACAGAACCCATACGCTATGTGCAGGTCGGCGCGCAGGCGGGACAGAACATCACGCTCGCGGGCGCGCTGCTGCGCGCCTCCCCCATCCAGCTGATGGGCAGCGGTATCGGCAGCCTGAGCTTTCCCCGGCTGGTCGCCGCCACCGGCGCGATGCTGCAGGCCGCAGCGGAGGGTGGTTTTCGTATTGCGCACACCACCGCCCCTCTGAGCGACGTTGCCCGCGCCTGGCCGCTGGACGACAGTAAGCATCGTACGGTATTTACCGTCGCAGACAACTCCCTGTAAAAGAAGGGGTTGATATTTCATATGAGAAAGATTATCTTTCTCATCACCAGATAGTTGAGTAAATCACTCAGGTATTTGGTACGACATTGCTCACATTGCTTCCAGTATTATTTGCCCGCCTCGCGCGGGCTTTTTTTCGCCGACGGTCACCACCCGCAGGTCCTCATCGATAAACATGCACCGGTTTCGACCGCTTTGTTTACCCATATACATTGCAGCATCAGCGCGCTCCAGCGCCCGATGCAATGGCTCTCCTTGCTGTACCGGCGTGAGCCCGCAGGTCACCGTAATGCGAATCTCATGCGGCTCCACATGTATCTGATAATCGGCAATCGCCTGGGTTATCCGTAGTCCCGTACGACATGCCTCATGCTGGCTGTGCGCTTTCAGGATCACGATAAACTCTTCACCGCCATAACGGTATACCGGCTCATAGCTGCGTGTGGAAGCGCGCAACTTCTCGGCAAACGCCCGCAGCACGCCATCGCCCACCAGGTGTCCCCAGGTATCATTAATGCGTTTAAAATGATCAATATCTAACAACAGGATATACAGTTTGCCGTCACTTTCATCGCTCAACTGGGCATCGAAGGATTCATCCAGAATCCGCCGCAACGGTAAACCCGTTAACGTGTCATAACTGGTGCGGATCTGCAGAAGATGCCGCCGATACTGGTAAATAGATTCAATAAGCCCCTGAAGCGCGGCATGAAACGTATCAAACAGTTTCAGTTTGACATCTTTTGCAACAATTGACGCAACCAGCTCCCGGCAGACGCGGTGCGTTTCCTCGTGGTGTAAGTGGATTGCGAGCAGCAGTCCCTTGTCTTCCGGGTGTTCCTGTAATGTCTTATTGACCCAACGGCCAAACTGACACAGATCATGAGAGCTGATTGCCGTAATTTCGGGAACGTCGCGGTCGTTGACGGAAACATAACGAAATACATCCACCAACCATTTATAATGCGCGTGTAATGATTGATTTAAACTCTCAATAACCGCATCAATTTTCACTAATTCATTTTTCATATTGCTCCTCCCTCCCTGAAAAGAGATTCACTAAACACCACCACACTAACAGCCGCTAGTTATAGTAGCGTAAAGAAAGAACAATATAAGAAAAGCCTGTACGTCAATCCGCTTATTATTCAGCGGACATACTTAGATATAAGACCGATGCATTAGCACCGGTCTTTTTTTGGTTAATTAAGCTCGCTGTCCGGCCAATATTTATAACCATTGACCATGGCCTGCGCCGCCAGCCCCTTCTCGGTGATTTCATAGACGCTGACCTTTGACGGCAGAGACTCGGTGTCTTTCGCGACGCCGCTTGCCGAGGCGCTAACAGGCGCAACGCCTTTATCATCGTATTTCGCCGCGGCGTTGGCATCCGCGCCGACGACGTAGCCTTTAGTGACAAAATCATTTAATGCGCTACGGTCATGGAATACCAGCACGGTGCTTAACTGTTTCACGCCCATGCCAACGCCCGCCCCCGCCTGCGCCATTTTCATATAGGTATCTTTCCCGGTACGCCGGTCTTTTACGACGCCATAGCCGCTGCCGAAACCAAAGAAGAAAATTTTACTGCTGTTATTTGAAAATACCGCATAGCCTGCCGAACTCTGCACATCACTGCGCGCCTGCGGGTTGAGGGTATACAATTTATTTAATGTGCTGGTGCGCATTTGTTGAATGCTGGAACGTTTTTGACGTGCCGTGTCACCCTGTGCGCCACACCCGGAGATAATTAACGCGGAAATAAGAAAAACGGATTTCAACTTCATTATTACGGTCTACATTCTGTCACTGGATGGAAAAGCATTATTTTAATTTTCAGGAAAGAATAAGAAAGCAGGCGCCGAGGGTGAAATGTAAGAAATCCATTTTTAAACTATTTTGTTTAAAAAAACGACTGGCCGCCCGGCGGCCAGTCTTGTCGGCTCAGAAGCGGTAGCCTGCGGAGAACATGAAGACCCACGGATCGAGACGGGTACTGACCGACTGGTTCACGCCGTTAGCTTTGAACTTAACGTCAGTATCGATATCCATGTACCACACCGAGGCGTTGATGAGCCAGTCCTGGTTCAGCATATAGTCTACGCCCACCTGACCCGCCGCCCCCCAGGAATCCTTCAGGCTCAGATCGGACAGCCCGGCATCTTTACCGGTATCGTTAAAGCTGTTGTTAAAGAAGGTGGTGTAGTTAATCCCCACCCCGACATACGGACGCAGCTTGGTCTTCGCATCAAAGAAATACCACTGCGCCATCAGCGTTGGCGGCAGCTGATGCACCGTGGCGATGGTGCCGGTAGGACCGGTGCCGACCTTATGGCGAAACGGCGTCGCCGCCAGCAGCTCAATACCGATGTTATCCGTTGCCATATAGGTAAACGTCAGCCCCAGTTGGGTATTGTTGCTGACCTGAAAACTGCCAAGGCTGCCGAGCACGTTGTCCGAGCCTTCCGTCGGACGCACCGTCGCAGTACCTGCACGAATAAAAAATTCACCCGCGTCATGGGCCCATGCGCCACCAGAGAAACTGCTTAAAACCAGCGCTGCCACTGCTAATTTTTTCATATCCACTCCTTCGTTATGGTTTTAAAAGCGCGGTGACTATACCCACAAATGAGTAAAAACGATCCAACGCAGATCACACACAATCCTTAGATTTAACATTTATTGATCTTGATTAATTTTTATGGCCGTTTTCGTTAAGCAAATTCGTATCCACATCAATTTTCAGGTTTTCCGGTGTTACAAAAAATTGTGCAGCGCCCCCCTTGCGCAGCGCAATTCGGCTGGATAATTTAGCGGACGACAATGTGTTGATGCGTTTTTTTCAGGTGTGGCTATGAGCGATATAAACCCGTGCATGACGTGCGGTGCCTGTTGTGCGTATTTTCGAGTCTCTTTCTACTGGGCTGAAGCCGATGATGCCGGCGGCAGCGTGCCCGCCGCGCTGACCGAGCCCCTGTCTCCATTTCTCCGCTGTATGGGCGGCACCAACCAAAAGCAGGTTCGCTGCGTTGCCCTGCAGGGCGATATCGGCGGCGCCGTCAGCTGTTCGGTGTATGAAAATCGTCCCTCTCCCTGCCGGGAGTTCGCCATGTCCGGCGAAGACGGCCAGGTGAATGACGCCTGCAACCGCGCGCGCGCGCGCTACGACTTACCGCCTCTTTACAAAGATATGCTTTTCCATACGGGACAGGATGCTGCCAGAACGGCGCTAACTGAGTTACAATTACCGGCTAGCTAACATCTGCAATACTCAAGGAGAGTGCATGTCTATCACGGCGAAGTCCGTTTACCGTGACACGGGTAATTTTTTTCGTAATCAGTTCGTTACCGTACTGCTGATTGCGCTGTTGTGTGCGTTTATCACGGTGGTGCTTGGCCATGCGTTTTCACCGAGCGAGGAGCAGATGGCGGTCCTTCGCGATGGCGATAATCTCGCCGGCAGCGGCGGGCTGTTTGAACTGGTGCAGAACATGACGCCGGAACAGCAGCAGATCCTGCTGCGGGCCTCTGCGGC harbors:
- a CDS encoding YSC84-related protein; the protein is MKLKSVFLISALIISGCGAQGDTARQKRSSIQQMRTSTLNKLYTLNPQARSDVQSSAGYAVFSNNSSKIFFFGFGSGYGVVKDRRTGKDTYMKMAQAGAGVGMGVKQLSTVLVFHDRSALNDFVTKGYVVGADANAAAKYDDKGVAPVSASASGVAKDTESLPSKVSVYEITEKGLAAQAMVNGYKYWPDSELN
- the trpA gene encoding tryptophan synthase subunit alpha — its product is MERYDNLFAQLKARREGAFVPFVTLGDPTPEQSLNIIDTLIDAGADALELGIPFSDPLADGPTIQSATLRAFAAGVTPTQCFELLAAIRQKHPTIPIGLLMYANLVFNRGIDEFYATCARVGVDSVLVADVPVEESAPFRQAAMRHNVAPIFICPPNADDELLRQIASHGRGYTYLLSRAGVTGAENRAALPLHHLIDKLTEYHAAPPLQGFGISSPDQVAAAIGAGAAGAISGSAIVKIIEKHVGNHPAMLAELKAFVQAMKAVTRSA
- a CDS encoding diguanylate cyclase is translated as MKNELVKIDAVIESLNQSLHAHYKWLVDVFRYVSVNDRDVPEITAISSHDLCQFGRWVNKTLQEHPEDKGLLLAIHLHHEETHRVCRELVASIVAKDVKLKLFDTFHAALQGLIESIYQYRRHLLQIRTSYDTLTGLPLRRILDESFDAQLSDESDGKLYILLLDIDHFKRINDTWGHLVGDGVLRAFAEKLRASTRSYEPVYRYGGEEFIVILKAHSQHEACRTGLRITQAIADYQIHVEPHEIRITVTCGLTPVQQGEPLHRALERADAAMYMGKQSGRNRCMFIDEDLRVVTVGEKKPARGGQIILEAM
- the trpB gene encoding tryptophan synthase subunit beta, which gives rise to MSTLLNPYFGEFGGQYVPQILMPALRQLEEAFVSAQKDPAFQAQFTDLLKNYAGRPTALTKCQNLTTGTNTTLYLKREDLLHGGAHKTNQVLGQALLAKRMGKTEIIAETGAGQHGVASALASALLGLKCRVYMGAKDVERQSPNVFRMRLMGAEVIPVHSGSATLKDACNEALRDWSGSYETAHYMLGTAAGPHPYPTIVREYQRMIGEETKAQILEKEGRLPDAVIACVGGGSNAIGMFADFIDEASVGLIGVEPAGHGIETGEHGAPLKHGRVGIYFGMKSPMMQTDEGQIEESYSISAGLDFPSVGPQHAYLNSIGRADYVSITDDEALEAFKALCRHEGIIPALESSHALAHALKMMREAPEKEQLLVVNLSGRGDKDIFTVHDILKARGEI
- a CDS encoding quinone oxidoreductase family protein, yielding MKAAVVYSLEQGPVYADFAMPQAQSGQQIVQVSAAAISHVVKSRASGQHYSYDGTLPFIAGVDGTGVTRDGQRVWFAFPPSPWGSMAEFVPVAIDSCVALPDDLDDVTAAAMANPGMSAWAALVDRTGFRPGETVLINGATGSAGQLAVQIARHLGAKKIVATGRNMTVLNGLGADVAIALTADAAALEQQLAEQAAGRIDVVVDYLWGNVAQTLLTSLATHASGTEPIRYVQVGAQAGQNITLAGALLRASPIQLMGSGIGSLSFPRLVAATGAMLQAAAEGGFRIAHTTAPLSDVARAWPLDDSKHRTVFTVADNSL
- a CDS encoding YkgJ family cysteine cluster protein — encoded protein: MSDINPCMTCGACCAYFRVSFYWAEADDAGGSVPAALTEPLSPFLRCMGGTNQKQVRCVALQGDIGGAVSCSVYENRPSPCREFAMSGEDGQVNDACNRARARYDLPPLYKDMLFHTGQDAARTALTELQLPAS
- a CDS encoding MarR family winged helix-turn-helix transcriptional regulator; protein product: MQDAHKKYDITDFHGALLDIMGVMNHPLRDEVLMKAADVRLDQALFPLLVTIGRYGPSGVVELADRLGRDYTTVSRQVTRLLALGLVNKRAGRHDKRVSEVTITAVGEALTQRIDEARQRLMNSVFADWPQEDVLQLFSLLRRYAQAVKGEAPSGNSARR
- the ompW gene encoding outer membrane protein OmpW, encoding MKKLAVAALVLSSFSGGAWAHDAGEFFIRAGTATVRPTEGSDNVLGSLGSFQVSNNTQLGLTFTYMATDNIGIELLAATPFRHKVGTGPTGTIATVHQLPPTLMAQWYFFDAKTKLRPYVGVGINYTTFFNNSFNDTGKDAGLSDLSLKDSWGAAGQVGVDYMLNQDWLINASVWYMDIDTDVKFKANGVNQSVSTRLDPWVFMFSAGYRF